The following are encoded in a window of Fischerella sp. PCC 9605 genomic DNA:
- a CDS encoding DUF6875 domain-containing protein — protein sequence MRLYTLVEIEQFQQDLPYLIEIMQWVKSFLAKHHPDLGRTGPVCPFVPQSLKSNNIHFKVIHTKDLEPQQIEEIVIQHRQLFLETEPREKQAALYKTFLLIFPDITLDDTCKFIDSVQKKLKPSFVELGLMLGEFHKRTESPGLHNSKFRPLRSPIPMLAIRFMVESDLPFLINVEEPHLRIQFLESYLKYFEHEIKDESQLKKVHQELILAREHLISSPANSCSLKTLTPAPLPSWERGVRADTITNQTDLI from the coding sequence ATGCGACTATATACACTAGTTGAAATTGAGCAGTTCCAACAAGACCTTCCCTATTTAATTGAAATAATGCAATGGGTTAAAAGTTTTTTAGCAAAACATCATCCAGATTTAGGTAGAACTGGCCCTGTTTGCCCTTTTGTGCCGCAATCGCTCAAGTCCAATAACATTCACTTTAAAGTTATTCATACAAAAGATTTAGAACCACAACAAATTGAAGAAATTGTGATCCAGCACCGACAGCTTTTTCTAGAAACAGAACCGCGTGAAAAACAAGCTGCTTTGTACAAAACATTTTTACTGATATTTCCTGATATTACTCTCGATGATACTTGCAAATTCATCGATAGTGTCCAAAAAAAACTTAAACCCTCTTTTGTGGAATTAGGGTTGATGCTAGGAGAATTTCATAAGCGTACTGAAAGCCCAGGACTGCATAATTCTAAGTTCCGTCCACTCCGAAGTCCTATTCCTATGTTGGCTATCCGCTTTATGGTCGAAAGTGATTTACCTTTTCTCATCAATGTGGAAGAACCACATTTACGTATTCAATTTCTTGAAAGTTATTTAAAGTATTTTGAGCATGAGATTAAAGATGAGAGCCAGCTAAAAAAAGTGCATCAAGAGCTGATACTAGCACGAGAGCATCTAATATCAAGTCCGGCTAATTCATGTTCATTAAAAACCCTCACCCCTGCCCCTCTCCCAAGTTGGGAGAGAGGGGTGAGGGCAGATACGATAACTAATCAAACGGATTTGATATAA